A single region of the Anguilla rostrata isolate EN2019 chromosome 11, ASM1855537v3, whole genome shotgun sequence genome encodes:
- the LOC135234206 gene encoding protein NDRG3-like isoform X2 gives MMDELQDVQLTEIKPLLTDKNARNFQDFDCQEHDIETPHGVLHVTMRGTPKGNRPVILTYHDIGLNHKSCFNTLFNFEDMQEITQHFAVVHVDAPGQQEGAPPFPAGYQYPTMDNLAEMLPSVMTHLKVNSVIGIGVGAGAYILCKLALNQPSLVEGLVLINVDPCAKGWMDWAASKLTGWTSNLVDIVMGHHFSTDELTENQEIIQTYRLHIAQDINQENLALFCTSYNSRHDLEIERPIPGLNEETVKTLKCPALLVVGDTSPAVEAVVECNSRLNPTKTTLLKMADCGGLPQVVQPGKLAEAFKYFVQGMGYMPTASMTRLVRSRTHSSSSMGSGEGSRSRTHTNNQLEGATNAAAAAAAHDNQARPQTMEVSC, from the exons GAGCATGACATTGAGACTCCCCATGGTGTCCTCCACGTGACCATGAGGGGGACCCCTAAGGGCAACAGACCCGTTATTCTCACCTACCATGACATCGGCCTCAACC ACAAGTCCTGCTTCAACACCCTGTTCAACTTTGAGGACATGCAGGAGATCACGCAGCATTTCGCTGTGGTGCATGTGGACGCCCCAGGCCAGCAGGAGGGGGCCCCCCCATTCCCTGCAGG GTACCAGTACCCCACCATGGACAACCTGGCTGAGATGTTGCCCTCTGTGATGACCCACTTGAA agtgaacagtgtaaTTGGGATCGGAGTGGGAGCTGGCGCCTACATCTTGTGCAAACTTGCC TTGAACCAGCCCAGTCTTGTGGAGGGACTGGTTCTGATCAACGTGGACCCGTGTGCAAAGGGCTGGATGGACTGGGCCGCTTCTAAG CTCACTGGATGGACCAGCAACCTGGTGGATATAGTGATGGGTCATCACTTCAGCACT GATGAGCTAACCGAGAATCAGGAGATTATCCAGACATACCGACTGCACATTGCCCAGGATATCAACCAGGAAAACCTGGCCCTGTTCTGCACCTCCTACAACAG CCGTCATGACCTGGAGATTGAGAGGCCCATCCCAGGTCTGAATGAGGAGACCGTGAAAACGCTGAA GTGCCCTGCTCTGCTGGTGGTTGGAGACACGTCCCCAGCTGTGGAGGCGGTG GTTGAATGCAACTCCAGGTTAAACCCAACAAAAACCACTTTGCTGAAG ATGGCCGACTGCGGTGGGCTGCCCCAAGTTGTCCAA CCGGGGAAACTTGCTGAAGCCTTCAAATACTTTGTCCAAGGCATGGGATACA TGCCCACTGCCAGCATGACACGGCTGGTCCGCTCCCGCAcccactcctcctccagcaTGGGCTCCGGTGAGGGCAGCCGCAGCCGCACGCACACCAACAACCAGCTGGAGGGCGCCACCaatgccgccgccgccgccgccgcccacgACAACCAGGCCAGGCCCCAGACCATGGAGGTTTCCTGCTAA
- the LOC135234206 gene encoding protein NDRG3-like isoform X1 gives MMDELQDVQLTEIKPLLTDKNARNFQDFDCQEHDIETPHGVLHVTMRGTPKGNRPVILTYHDIGLNHKSCFNTLFNFEDMQEITQHFAVVHVDAPGQQEGAPPFPAGYQYPTMDNLAEMLPSVMTHLKVNSVIGIGVGAGAYILCKLALNQPSLVEGLVLINVDPCAKGWMDWAASKLTGWTSNLVDIVMGHHFSTDELTENQEIIQTYRLHIAQDINQENLALFCTSYNSRHDLEIERPIPGLNEETVKTLKCPALLVVGDTSPAVEAVVECNSRLNPTKTTLLKMADCGGLPQVVQPGKLAEAFKYFVQGMGYIPYVQLSHLNSESVPTASMTRLVRSRTHSSSSMGSGEGSRSRTHTNNQLEGATNAAAAAAAHDNQARPQTMEVSC, from the exons GAGCATGACATTGAGACTCCCCATGGTGTCCTCCACGTGACCATGAGGGGGACCCCTAAGGGCAACAGACCCGTTATTCTCACCTACCATGACATCGGCCTCAACC ACAAGTCCTGCTTCAACACCCTGTTCAACTTTGAGGACATGCAGGAGATCACGCAGCATTTCGCTGTGGTGCATGTGGACGCCCCAGGCCAGCAGGAGGGGGCCCCCCCATTCCCTGCAGG GTACCAGTACCCCACCATGGACAACCTGGCTGAGATGTTGCCCTCTGTGATGACCCACTTGAA agtgaacagtgtaaTTGGGATCGGAGTGGGAGCTGGCGCCTACATCTTGTGCAAACTTGCC TTGAACCAGCCCAGTCTTGTGGAGGGACTGGTTCTGATCAACGTGGACCCGTGTGCAAAGGGCTGGATGGACTGGGCCGCTTCTAAG CTCACTGGATGGACCAGCAACCTGGTGGATATAGTGATGGGTCATCACTTCAGCACT GATGAGCTAACCGAGAATCAGGAGATTATCCAGACATACCGACTGCACATTGCCCAGGATATCAACCAGGAAAACCTGGCCCTGTTCTGCACCTCCTACAACAG CCGTCATGACCTGGAGATTGAGAGGCCCATCCCAGGTCTGAATGAGGAGACCGTGAAAACGCTGAA GTGCCCTGCTCTGCTGGTGGTTGGAGACACGTCCCCAGCTGTGGAGGCGGTG GTTGAATGCAACTCCAGGTTAAACCCAACAAAAACCACTTTGCTGAAG ATGGCCGACTGCGGTGGGCTGCCCCAAGTTGTCCAA CCGGGGAAACTTGCTGAAGCCTTCAAATACTTTGTCCAAGGCATGGGATACA TCCCTTATGTTCAGCTCAGCCACCTGAACAGCGAATCAG TGCCCACTGCCAGCATGACACGGCTGGTCCGCTCCCGCAcccactcctcctccagcaTGGGCTCCGGTGAGGGCAGCCGCAGCCGCACGCACACCAACAACCAGCTGGAGGGCGCCACCaatgccgccgccgccgccgccgcccacgACAACCAGGCCAGGCCCCAGACCATGGAGGTTTCCTGCTAA
- the LOC135234206 gene encoding protein NDRG3-like isoform X3 — protein MTAVIDLNQIACAVVGVEHDIETPHGVLHVTMRGTPKGNRPVILTYHDIGLNHKSCFNTLFNFEDMQEITQHFAVVHVDAPGQQEGAPPFPAGYQYPTMDNLAEMLPSVMTHLKVNSVIGIGVGAGAYILCKLALNQPSLVEGLVLINVDPCAKGWMDWAASKLTGWTSNLVDIVMGHHFSTDELTENQEIIQTYRLHIAQDINQENLALFCTSYNSRHDLEIERPIPGLNEETVKTLKCPALLVVGDTSPAVEAVVECNSRLNPTKTTLLKMADCGGLPQVVQPGKLAEAFKYFVQGMGYIPYVQLSHLNSESVPTASMTRLVRSRTHSSSSMGSGEGSRSRTHTNNQLEGATNAAAAAAAHDNQARPQTMEVSC, from the exons GAGCATGACATTGAGACTCCCCATGGTGTCCTCCACGTGACCATGAGGGGGACCCCTAAGGGCAACAGACCCGTTATTCTCACCTACCATGACATCGGCCTCAACC ACAAGTCCTGCTTCAACACCCTGTTCAACTTTGAGGACATGCAGGAGATCACGCAGCATTTCGCTGTGGTGCATGTGGACGCCCCAGGCCAGCAGGAGGGGGCCCCCCCATTCCCTGCAGG GTACCAGTACCCCACCATGGACAACCTGGCTGAGATGTTGCCCTCTGTGATGACCCACTTGAA agtgaacagtgtaaTTGGGATCGGAGTGGGAGCTGGCGCCTACATCTTGTGCAAACTTGCC TTGAACCAGCCCAGTCTTGTGGAGGGACTGGTTCTGATCAACGTGGACCCGTGTGCAAAGGGCTGGATGGACTGGGCCGCTTCTAAG CTCACTGGATGGACCAGCAACCTGGTGGATATAGTGATGGGTCATCACTTCAGCACT GATGAGCTAACCGAGAATCAGGAGATTATCCAGACATACCGACTGCACATTGCCCAGGATATCAACCAGGAAAACCTGGCCCTGTTCTGCACCTCCTACAACAG CCGTCATGACCTGGAGATTGAGAGGCCCATCCCAGGTCTGAATGAGGAGACCGTGAAAACGCTGAA GTGCCCTGCTCTGCTGGTGGTTGGAGACACGTCCCCAGCTGTGGAGGCGGTG GTTGAATGCAACTCCAGGTTAAACCCAACAAAAACCACTTTGCTGAAG ATGGCCGACTGCGGTGGGCTGCCCCAAGTTGTCCAA CCGGGGAAACTTGCTGAAGCCTTCAAATACTTTGTCCAAGGCATGGGATACA TCCCTTATGTTCAGCTCAGCCACCTGAACAGCGAATCAG TGCCCACTGCCAGCATGACACGGCTGGTCCGCTCCCGCAcccactcctcctccagcaTGGGCTCCGGTGAGGGCAGCCGCAGCCGCACGCACACCAACAACCAGCTGGAGGGCGCCACCaatgccgccgccgccgccgccgcccacgACAACCAGGCCAGGCCCCAGACCATGGAGGTTTCCTGCTAA
- the LOC135234207 gene encoding src-like-adapter 2 codes for MGSRSSKDRRSSNSQASLLSQEVNAEPAAVDDNRHVVVSLYNYPSEELTDCLIRVGEKLNILSEEGDWWRVSSSATGKESYIPSNYTAKVFHRWQFKGISREKAEELLLLPYNQAGSFLIRESQTCIGTHSLSIKRSIGSGRASVKHYRIHQLQNGWYYISPRLTFSSLTQLVDHYSEVADGLCCLLGEPCFIFGSNNVPVTTSAPPMAVRKATLNWKDVDSSMIFSKDKVDTEESLVSEGLREAINSYLFMTNEGNCEDCELSWNT; via the exons ATGGGGAGTCGTTCCAGCAAAGATCGCCGGAGCTCCAACTCGCAGGCTTCTCTTCTGAGCCAGGAAGTGAATGCTGAGCCCGCCGCAGTGG ATGATAACAGACATGTCGTGGTGTCTCTGTACAACTATCCCTCTGAAGAACTAACGGACTGCCTCATTCGTGTGGGAGAGAAGCTCAACATCCTATCAGA AGAAGGTGATTGGTGGCGGGTGAGTTCCTCAGCAACAGGCAAGGAAAGCTACATCCCTAGCAACTATACTGCCAAAGTGTTCCACAG GTGGCAATTTAAGGGCATCAGTAGAGAGAAGGcagaggagctgctgctgctcccttACAACCAGGCTGGGTCCTTCTTGATCCGGGAGAGCCAGACCTGCATTG GTACCCACTCCCTGTCTATAAAAAGGAGCATAGGCTCTGGCAGAGCCTCTGTGAAACATTATCGCATACACCAGCTGCAAAACGGCTGGTACTACATCTCGCCCAGGCTCACTTTCTCCTCTCTGACCCAGCTGGTGGACCACTACTCTG AGGTGGCTGATGGACTCTGCTGTTTGCTGGGAGAACCATGCTTCATCTTTGGATCTAACAATGTCCCCGTGACCACCAGCGCACCACCAATGGCCGTAAGGAAGGCCACCCTCAACTGGAAGGATGTGGACAG ctccATGATTTTCAGCAAGGACAAAGTGGACACAGAAGAATCCCTGGTCAGTGAGGGGCTAAGGGAAGCCATCAACTCATATTTGTTCATGACAAATGAAGGGAACTGTGAGGACTGTGAGCTCAGCTGGAATACCTGA